Proteins encoded within one genomic window of Thalassospira sp. TSL5-1:
- a CDS encoding phosphatase PAP2 family protein: MSRSVIDKIRQKSPFEPKVLAVITAIAGFLLLFGKVAEDVFEQESGAFDKAILLLMRHGNDLSQPIGPAWLLGVVRDITALGGVAVLALLTFIVTAYLLVAGYRRAAFWVVASIGLGAVFEEALKILFDRARPDIVPHLVPVHSLSFPSAHAMLSAITYLTLGTLVARTEKRLRVRVFVVSVGVFMTLLIGSSRLYLGVHWPTDVLAGWTLGAAWVLLFWLVSRNRF; encoded by the coding sequence ATGTCCCGCTCCGTCATTGATAAAATCCGTCAGAAATCGCCGTTCGAGCCAAAAGTTCTGGCCGTTATCACAGCAATTGCCGGATTTTTGTTGTTATTTGGCAAAGTTGCCGAAGACGTGTTCGAGCAGGAAAGTGGCGCCTTTGATAAAGCCATTTTGCTATTGATGCGCCACGGAAATGATTTATCACAGCCTATAGGGCCAGCGTGGTTGCTGGGTGTTGTGCGCGACATTACCGCCTTGGGTGGTGTTGCCGTGTTGGCATTGTTAACATTTATCGTTACAGCCTATTTGCTGGTCGCGGGATACCGCCGGGCGGCATTTTGGGTGGTTGCGTCAATCGGTCTTGGGGCCGTGTTTGAAGAAGCCCTCAAAATTCTCTTTGATCGCGCCCGGCCCGATATTGTCCCGCATCTTGTTCCGGTGCATTCACTGAGTTTTCCCAGCGCACACGCGATGTTATCGGCCATCACCTATCTTACATTGGGCACCCTTGTCGCCCGGACGGAAAAGCGACTAAGGGTGCGCGTTTTTGTGGTATCGGTCGGCGTGTTCATGACGCTTCTGATCGGTTCAAGCCGCCTTTATCTTGGCGTTCACTGGCCGACCGATGTGCTGGCAGGCTGGACATTGGGGGCGGCGTGGGTCCTGCTGTTCTGGCTAGTGTCGCGCAATCGCTTTTAG
- a CDS encoding methyl-accepting chemotaxis protein, with protein MNDWSRTVRLVKALQEKNVDNTKTELNFFSNASQVTQGEINLIQTIAYDSDFNKVAASDGSNGESAIDDPALFDMLRSRDKGEARKTVSYIWQMKNGRPVFSMILPIGGFRAVGFLEVVTDPLPILQGMGNVLGGDFRIIGNDGQLLFESLEDEAETQNAPSTDATTDISTNNKNTSTRRASVEVGIDNGRGGQWAQATFTRDITDFYNRTDELRTLSIELLVGVLGIGWIVGWLLLKFTVFHNLRGFARAMTSIADGDTGVRLPKVGNDEIGEMRKALVQLRESVRHAMILQNMVENTPTMTALISPEGKLTYLNASAKRYLGAAASDVAEDFLKLGPDFLEKLRNPENLPFEEVRQSESDYLDILAAPVRDKDNKLVGTMLAWSNVSEREESRLAMQELVVEVENVARSVTAQSEMLLELANNLTNQSEETITQSGTALDVSRDAASNTQNVATAVEQLSSSIAEINRQAGDASTVTERARSEAEESQRNIVSLENASSEIGSIIDLINDIAHRTKLLSLNATIEAERAGELGKGFAVVAEEVKSLADQTANATGKIGDLTGAIQTEVQKAAKSISTVGDVIHQVNDIQNTITSSVEEQRRATSEISDNVQRIAQGAGTMDEMIRFVNSGAQNTGKTAYNLNSASHELSQMAKNLSDRMAIFSSRVKIGN; from the coding sequence ATGAATGACTGGTCCCGAACGGTAAGACTGGTAAAGGCCCTACAGGAGAAAAATGTAGATAACACAAAAACCGAACTGAACTTTTTCTCGAATGCGAGCCAGGTTACACAGGGTGAGATTAACCTGATCCAGACCATTGCCTATGACAGCGATTTTAACAAAGTCGCGGCATCGGACGGCAGTAATGGTGAAAGCGCTATTGATGACCCTGCCCTATTTGACATGTTGAGATCGCGTGACAAAGGCGAAGCCCGCAAAACGGTTTCCTATATCTGGCAAATGAAAAACGGACGCCCGGTTTTTAGCATGATTTTACCGATTGGCGGCTTTCGGGCCGTGGGTTTTCTTGAAGTCGTGACAGATCCACTGCCTATCTTGCAGGGTATGGGCAATGTGCTTGGCGGGGATTTCCGCATCATCGGAAATGACGGCCAGCTATTGTTTGAAAGCCTGGAAGATGAAGCCGAAACCCAGAACGCCCCGTCGACAGATGCCACCACAGACATTTCAACAAATAACAAGAATACGTCGACCCGGCGGGCGTCCGTCGAGGTGGGTATCGATAACGGGCGTGGTGGGCAATGGGCTCAGGCTACCTTTACCCGGGATATCACCGATTTTTACAACCGGACTGACGAGCTTCGGACCCTGTCGATTGAACTGCTGGTGGGTGTTTTGGGCATTGGCTGGATTGTGGGCTGGTTATTGCTGAAATTTACCGTTTTTCACAATCTGCGCGGCTTTGCCCGTGCCATGACATCCATTGCCGATGGTGATACCGGCGTGCGCCTGCCCAAAGTCGGCAATGATGAAATTGGCGAAATGCGCAAGGCGCTGGTTCAGTTGCGCGAATCTGTTCGCCACGCCATGATTCTGCAAAATATGGTGGAGAACACCCCCACCATGACAGCACTTATATCCCCCGAGGGCAAACTGACCTACCTTAATGCCAGTGCAAAACGCTATCTGGGTGCGGCAGCAAGTGATGTTGCGGAAGATTTTCTGAAACTTGGGCCGGACTTCCTTGAAAAGCTCAGGAACCCGGAGAACCTTCCGTTTGAAGAAGTCCGCCAAAGTGAGAGTGATTATCTGGATATCCTGGCGGCCCCAGTGCGGGACAAAGACAACAAACTGGTTGGTACCATGCTGGCCTGGAGCAATGTTAGCGAACGCGAAGAAAGCCGCCTAGCCATGCAGGAACTGGTGGTGGAGGTGGAAAATGTCGCCCGATCAGTAACTGCACAATCGGAAATGCTGCTCGAACTGGCCAATAACCTGACAAATCAGTCAGAAGAAACCATTACACAATCAGGCACGGCGCTGGATGTTTCGCGTGATGCAGCATCAAACACGCAAAATGTTGCCACCGCCGTTGAGCAGCTTTCATCCTCGATTGCGGAAATCAACCGCCAGGCGGGGGATGCGAGCACTGTTACAGAGCGAGCACGATCAGAGGCGGAGGAATCACAGCGCAACATTGTGTCACTGGAAAATGCAAGTTCAGAGATCGGATCGATCATTGATCTGATTAACGATATTGCACATCGTACCAAACTTCTGTCGCTGAATGCCACCATCGAGGCGGAACGTGCGGGCGAACTTGGCAAGGGCTTTGCTGTTGTTGCAGAAGAGGTCAAATCACTTGCCGATCAGACGGCAAATGCCACTGGCAAAATTGGCGATCTGACCGGCGCAATCCAGACCGAAGTGCAAAAAGCAGCAAAATCGATCAGCACGGTGGGGGATGTGATTCACCAGGTTAATGACATTCAGAATACCATTACCAGTTCGGTCGAAGAGCAACGCCGCGCCACCAGTGAAATTTCGGACAATGTTCAGCGTATCGCCCAGGGGGCGGGAACGATGGATGAAATGATCCGGTTTGTGAATAGTGGCGCACAAAACACGGGTAAAACCGCCTATAACCTGAATAGTGCCAGTCACGAGCTTTCGCAAATGGCAAAAAACCTGTCAGATCGCATGGCGATTTTCAGTTCCAGAGTCAAAATCGGAAATTGA
- the pepN gene encoding aminopeptidase N: MSEQPQVIRREDYTAPAFLIDTVELVFDLDREATTVASRLSLVANPERGTGAGDMVSLDGEDMKLLSLKVDGVTLGADAYEVDGTGLRFKAPSERFVVEIETRISPVNNTRLEGLYVSQSAYCTQCEAEGFRRITYFMDRPDVMATYRVTINAPKDSCPVLLSNGNLVSTTDLEDGRHQAVWDDPFPKPCYLFALVAGDLACVEDSFKTMSGRDVALRIFVEHGNEDRCAYAMDSLKRAMKWDEDVYGLEYDLDLFNIVAVSDFNMGAMENKSLNVFNAKYILAKSDTATDTDYELIESIVAHEYFHNWSGNRVTCRDWFQLSLKEGLTVFRDQEFSSDERSRPVQRINDVQRLRAGQFPEDGGPLAHPVRPDSYIEINNFYTATVYQKGAEVIRMMHTLLGAAGYRKGIDLYFERHDGQAVTCDDFVRAMEDANGVNFDQFRLWYSQAGTPNLVWEGNYDADKKVFRLTIEQKTEPTPGQAMKSDLQMPVKIGLLARDGRELHVETVDLTQAKQDFLFEDISEEPVVSFNRDFSAPVNVGTIPSHDDLAFLMGNDTDAFNRWEAGQKYASDLLIAAVRAYDKSGDAGTALGNVDAFCDALRATLTNDDLDKAFRAQAMILPGESMLAEQLRPADPEAIYQVRQALRQKVAIALQDEFEAAYRHNASNDAYSPDAASAGQRALRAVALSYLAATGEGVFIDLALEQYRTADNMTDRMAALTVLNNQDHPGRDEALADFESRFANDTVVIDKWFSLQAMSSRTDTLAQIKKLMEHPAFTMRNPNKVRALVGTFAMANQRNFHAADGSGYAFYADRLMELDNLNPQVAARLAAPLGKWRKFDDDRASKMKAELKRILAKENLSRDLYEIASKSIAE, from the coding sequence ATGTCGGAACAGCCCCAAGTCATTCGCCGCGAAGATTATACCGCACCGGCATTCTTGATCGATACCGTCGAACTTGTTTTTGACCTTGATCGAGAGGCGACAACCGTTGCTTCGAGGCTGTCTTTGGTTGCGAATCCGGAACGTGGAACCGGGGCAGGCGATATGGTCAGCCTGGATGGCGAAGATATGAAACTGCTTTCGCTGAAGGTCGATGGCGTTACCCTGGGCGCGGATGCTTACGAGGTGGATGGCACAGGTTTACGCTTTAAGGCCCCCTCTGAGCGGTTTGTGGTTGAAATCGAAACCCGTATTTCGCCGGTTAACAATACCCGCCTGGAAGGTTTGTATGTTTCGCAAAGTGCCTATTGCACCCAGTGCGAGGCCGAAGGTTTCCGGCGTATTACCTATTTTATGGACCGTCCCGATGTGATGGCGACCTATCGTGTCACCATTAATGCGCCCAAGGATAGCTGCCCGGTCTTGCTCTCTAATGGCAATCTGGTTTCGACAACCGATTTGGAAGATGGCCGTCATCAGGCCGTTTGGGACGATCCGTTCCCCAAACCCTGTTACCTGTTTGCTCTCGTGGCGGGGGATTTGGCCTGTGTTGAAGACAGCTTTAAAACCATGTCGGGCCGGGATGTCGCCCTGCGCATTTTTGTCGAACATGGCAACGAGGATCGCTGCGCCTACGCAATGGATTCGCTTAAACGCGCGATGAAGTGGGACGAAGATGTTTATGGTCTGGAATATGATCTGGACCTGTTTAACATTGTGGCCGTGTCGGACTTTAATATGGGCGCAATGGAAAACAAAAGCCTTAATGTTTTCAACGCCAAATACATCCTCGCCAAATCCGATACCGCAACCGATACCGATTATGAACTGATCGAATCCATTGTTGCGCATGAATATTTCCATAACTGGTCGGGCAACCGTGTGACCTGTCGGGACTGGTTCCAGCTCTCGCTCAAGGAAGGGCTGACCGTTTTCCGTGATCAGGAATTTTCATCTGACGAACGGTCGCGCCCGGTTCAACGTATCAATGATGTTCAGCGTCTGCGTGCCGGTCAGTTCCCCGAAGATGGCGGGCCATTGGCCCATCCCGTGCGGCCGGACAGCTATATTGAAATCAACAATTTCTATACCGCCACAGTTTACCAGAAGGGGGCGGAAGTCATTCGCATGATGCACACCCTGTTGGGGGCGGCAGGCTATCGCAAGGGCATTGACCTGTATTTTGAACGCCATGATGGCCAGGCCGTGACCTGTGACGATTTTGTCCGGGCAATGGAAGATGCCAACGGCGTTAATTTTGACCAGTTCCGTTTGTGGTATTCGCAGGCTGGCACACCCAATCTTGTCTGGGAAGGGAATTACGATGCCGATAAAAAGGTCTTCCGCCTGACAATTGAGCAAAAAACCGAACCGACACCGGGGCAGGCGATGAAGTCCGACCTGCAAATGCCAGTTAAAATTGGTCTCTTGGCCCGCGATGGCCGTGAATTGCACGTTGAAACGGTTGATCTGACACAGGCAAAACAGGACTTCCTGTTTGAAGACATCTCCGAAGAGCCGGTGGTATCCTTCAATCGTGATTTTTCAGCCCCAGTGAATGTCGGCACAATACCGTCGCATGATGACCTTGCCTTTTTGATGGGCAACGACACCGATGCCTTCAACCGCTGGGAAGCAGGGCAGAAATATGCGTCCGATCTATTGATTGCGGCCGTGCGGGCCTATGATAAATCCGGCGATGCGGGTACTGCCCTGGGTAATGTCGATGCGTTTTGTGATGCCTTGCGGGCAACCCTGACCAATGATGATTTGGATAAGGCATTTCGCGCACAGGCCATGATCCTGCCCGGTGAATCCATGTTGGCCGAGCAGTTGCGACCAGCCGACCCGGAAGCCATTTATCAGGTCCGCCAGGCCTTGCGCCAAAAGGTTGCCATTGCCCTTCAGGATGAATTTGAGGCCGCCTATCGCCATAATGCGTCAAACGATGCCTATTCACCCGATGCCGCGTCGGCAGGCCAGCGGGCCTTGCGTGCTGTTGCCTTGTCCTATTTGGCGGCAACCGGGGAAGGGGTGTTTATTGATCTGGCACTGGAGCAATATCGCACCGCTGACAACATGACAGACCGTATGGCGGCCCTGACAGTCCTGAATAACCAGGATCATCCTGGTCGTGACGAAGCCCTGGCCGATTTTGAAAGCCGCTTTGCCAATGACACGGTTGTTATTGATAAGTGGTTCTCGCTTCAGGCCATGTCATCGCGGACCGATACACTGGCACAAATCAAAAAGCTGATGGAACATCCGGCCTTCACCATGCGCAATCCCAACAAGGTGCGCGCGTTGGTAGGTACCTTTGCAATGGCCAACCAGCGTAATTTCCATGCTGCCGATGGCAGTGGCTATGCCTTCTATGCAGATCGTTTGATGGAACTTGATAACCTGAACCCGCAGGTCGCGGCACGCCTTGCCGCACCGTTGGGTAAATGGCGCAAGTTTGATGACGACCGTGCCAGCAAGATGAAGGCCGAATTGAAGCGTATTCTTGCCAAGGAAAATCTCTCGCGCGATCTCTATGAAATCGCCAGCAAATCCATTGCCGAATAA
- a CDS encoding SPOR domain-containing protein yields the protein MDRKTLLGLITGACMLGLVLFFGGMLVGAGLFMGPDAPQNTSSIATDGDMELLAQNKAPRVQTEITPRQSDISAPDVTDPTDATDIPAGTGDMSATDAPDAETSAGNDPVGDLIAKKTVEDEAVTPDSADNVMAPNPPEVSDAPNAPEISETAQGKDNADAGSDKSLEDGDKAPAVTPSSKPAAPEIRKDSKPPKPVAEKSGASETAASAALHREPGSKNMPYSIQVGAFKVDTNARQRAGELRKKGLEVAVVERGNNGAAWYYVRVGAYPDAASARSGAEKVKKDTGIDGFPVRAEPNDKKID from the coding sequence ATGGATCGTAAAACATTATTAGGGCTTATTACCGGGGCCTGCATGCTCGGCCTGGTCTTGTTTTTCGGTGGTATGCTGGTTGGCGCCGGGTTGTTTATGGGGCCCGATGCCCCGCAAAATACATCTTCCATCGCCACTGACGGTGATATGGAATTGCTGGCGCAAAATAAGGCCCCGCGTGTGCAAACCGAAATTACCCCGCGTCAGTCTGATATCTCTGCGCCAGATGTGACTGATCCCACCGATGCGACCGATATTCCCGCTGGTACGGGTGATATGTCGGCGACAGATGCGCCGGATGCTGAAACCTCTGCGGGGAACGACCCGGTTGGAGATTTGATTGCCAAAAAAACGGTTGAAGATGAAGCCGTAACGCCGGATTCTGCCGATAATGTCATGGCACCCAATCCGCCAGAGGTGTCAGATGCGCCAAACGCTCCCGAGATTTCCGAAACCGCCCAAGGTAAAGATAATGCTGATGCCGGCAGTGATAAATCTTTAGAGGATGGCGATAAGGCACCGGCAGTTACCCCGTCTTCCAAGCCAGCAGCACCGGAAATCCGCAAAGACAGCAAACCACCCAAACCCGTCGCAGAAAAAAGCGGTGCTTCAGAAACCGCTGCATCTGCTGCGCTGCATCGGGAGCCAGGCAGCAAGAACATGCCCTATTCCATTCAGGTCGGGGCCTTCAAAGTCGATACCAATGCCCGCCAGCGTGCGGGTGAATTGCGCAAAAAAGGCCTGGAGGTTGCTGTGGTCGAACGCGGTAATAATGGCGCAGCTTGGTATTATGTCCGTGTTGGGGCCTATCCCGATGCGGCTTCGGCGCGTTCGGGGGCGGAAAAGGTGAAAAAGGATACCGGGATTGACGGTTTCCCGGTTCGCGCCGAACCAAATGACAAGAAAATCGATTGA
- a CDS encoding AraC family transcriptional regulator — MNTENIALLPTSRPGTEAVAACSAHHFARHSHDVYGIGMIDRGGQKSASGRGMVEAGPGTIITVNPGEIHDGTPIAGEPRQWRIVYFQPDIIRAAINSLFDGTAPEHEFTSPVFQRTHLAQYFNEIFHHITSLDSGYDETKSRMEYDELLIMLARASLEKTQQPHESTLIAPGIFKAKQQIDDAPGAPLQLDDLAHTSGLGKYQLIRNFSRATGYTPHAYLVQRRALLARQLILQKTPLAEAAITAGFSDQSHMTRQFMRFYGYSPGKLARSIGKG; from the coding sequence ATGAACACCGAAAACATTGCCCTTTTACCCACGTCTCGACCGGGAACCGAGGCCGTTGCCGCCTGTTCGGCGCATCATTTTGCGCGCCACAGCCATGATGTCTACGGCATTGGCATGATTGACCGGGGTGGCCAAAAATCAGCCAGCGGACGGGGGATGGTCGAAGCAGGCCCCGGCACCATCATTACCGTTAATCCCGGTGAAATTCACGACGGAACACCAATTGCCGGTGAACCACGCCAATGGCGTATTGTCTATTTCCAGCCAGATATCATCAGGGCTGCCATCAATTCATTGTTTGACGGCACAGCCCCCGAACATGAATTTACCAGCCCGGTTTTTCAGCGCACCCATCTGGCGCAATACTTCAATGAAATATTCCACCACATTACCAGTCTGGATTCCGGTTATGATGAAACCAAATCCCGTATGGAATATGATGAGCTGTTGATCATGCTGGCCCGCGCAAGCCTGGAAAAAACACAGCAGCCCCATGAAAGCACGTTAATCGCGCCAGGCATCTTCAAAGCCAAACAGCAGATCGATGATGCCCCTGGCGCGCCCCTGCAACTTGATGATCTGGCACACACAAGTGGCCTGGGAAAATATCAACTGATCCGCAATTTCAGCCGTGCGACCGGATATACGCCGCATGCTTATCTTGTGCAGAGGCGCGCACTTTTGGCCCGCCAGCTTATTTTGCAAAAAACGCCCCTGGCGGAAGCCGCAATCACAGCAGGCTTTTCCGATCAAAGCCATATGACCCGGCAATTCATGCGTTTTTATGGCTACAGCCCGGGAAAACTGGCCAGATCCATTGGCAAAGGCTGA
- a CDS encoding LysE family translocator — translation MSIEFFITSLILVLLPGTGVIYTLGTGLTRGWKAGTWAALGCTFGIVPALIASVTGLAALLHTSALIFEGLRYLGVAYLLYMALMIWRDHSTMDVDETQIQKSHVKIAINGCLINILNPKLTLFFLAFLPQFIPATATDGTARMIMLGIIFMIMTFVVFTGYGLFAALARRHVLTRPRVMLWLRRSIAGIFVLLSAKLAFSNR, via the coding sequence ATGTCGATCGAATTTTTCATCACATCGCTGATACTGGTTTTGTTACCGGGAACCGGCGTGATCTATACCCTTGGCACCGGCCTGACACGGGGCTGGAAGGCGGGCACATGGGCGGCACTGGGTTGCACATTTGGAATTGTCCCCGCCCTGATCGCAAGTGTTACCGGCCTTGCAGCCCTGCTACATACCAGCGCACTGATCTTCGAGGGATTGCGCTATCTTGGTGTGGCTTACTTGCTATATATGGCACTCATGATCTGGCGCGATCATTCAACAATGGATGTTGACGAAACCCAAATACAGAAAAGCCATGTCAAAATTGCGATAAATGGCTGCCTGATCAATATCCTCAATCCGAAACTGACATTGTTTTTTCTGGCATTTTTGCCCCAGTTCATTCCGGCAACGGCAACCGACGGCACTGCTCGCATGATCATGCTGGGCATCATTTTCATGATCATGACTTTTGTAGTGTTCACGGGGTATGGGCTGTTTGCAGCACTTGCCCGGCGCCATGTTTTGACACGGCCCCGGGTGATGTTGTGGCTAAGGCGCAGTATTGCCGGCATATTTGTCTTGCTGAGCGCAAAGCTGGCCTTTTCCAATCGCTAA
- a CDS encoding response regulator transcription factor codes for MTAAFHVLIADDHPLMRGALSHAVRSELSNITLHEAGSLGDAIDVIETCHSQGQDIDLVLLDLHMPGMNGFTGLFTLRASYPDIPVTIVSASQDLPVVRRAIEYGAAAFVPKSAPVDQIGDAMRAVLDGNMWMPDWAREAIENAPAETENSDIAQKIGQLTPQQLRVLNMLTEGKLNKQIAYELDVTEATIKAHVSAILRKLSVHSRTQAVIVARELQIQEPAVEV; via the coding sequence ATGACAGCAGCTTTCCACGTATTAATTGCCGATGATCATCCTTTAATGCGTGGTGCATTATCACATGCCGTTCGTTCTGAACTCAGTAATATTACCCTTCATGAAGCTGGCAGCCTTGGCGACGCCATTGATGTGATCGAGACCTGCCACAGCCAGGGGCAGGATATCGACCTTGTCCTGCTGGACCTGCATATGCCGGGTATGAACGGCTTTACCGGATTATTCACCTTACGCGCCTCCTATCCTGATATTCCCGTTACCATTGTGTCTGCCAGCCAGGATTTGCCGGTTGTACGCCGCGCGATCGAATATGGGGCGGCGGCCTTTGTGCCCAAATCAGCCCCGGTTGATCAGATTGGTGATGCCATGCGCGCCGTGCTGGATGGCAATATGTGGATGCCGGACTGGGCGCGCGAAGCCATCGAAAATGCACCGGCAGAAACGGAAAACAGCGACATTGCCCAAAAAATCGGGCAACTGACCCCGCAACAGTTACGGGTTCTGAACATGCTGACCGAAGGGAAGCTCAACAAGCAAATCGCCTATGAACTTGATGTAACCGAAGCCACCATCAAGGCCCATGTTTCGGCGATTCTGCGCAAGCTCTCAGTGCATAGCCGCACGCAAGCCGTCATTGTCGCCCGCGAACTGCAAATTCAGGAACCCGCTGTCGAGGTTTGA